A region from the Flavobacterium enshiense genome encodes:
- a CDS encoding rhodanese-like domain-containing protein, whose protein sequence is MGLLEFLGLGSKSDSIQEFVAKGAVIIDVRTVGEFASGHIQSSKNIPLDTLASKIEEIKKLNKPVIACCRSGMRSAQATSILKQNGIEAVNGGGWESLQRKL, encoded by the coding sequence ATGGGATTATTAGAATTTTTAGGATTAGGAAGCAAATCGGATTCTATTCAGGAATTTGTTGCCAAAGGAGCCGTGATTATCGATGTGAGGACTGTGGGTGAATTTGCTTCGGGACACATTCAAAGTTCCAAAAATATTCCACTCGACACACTTGCATCAAAAATAGAAGAAATCAAAAAATTAAATAAACCGGTAATTGCCTGTTGTCGTTCCGGGATGCGAAGTGCGCAGGCGACTTCCATTCTAAAACAAAATGGCATTGAAGCTGTAAATGGTGGCGGCTGGGAAAGTTTACAACGAAAGCTGTAA
- a CDS encoding TetR/AcrR family transcriptional regulator — protein MKSHDRKTEIIAIAAKLFKEKGYSAVTMRDIAQAMDIKAASLYNHIKSKQEILVLIIIEIAEEFTKVMNEIMLSTDTCIQKIEKVIQLHIDITVRDTDALASLNSDWMHLADDELAYFIKMREEYEENFRKIILKGIADGELKDLNTEVIIFSLHSTLRTLYLWYGRKKGFNAAVLKSNMTQVLLHGIV, from the coding sequence ATGAAATCACACGACCGAAAAACCGAAATAATTGCCATTGCGGCCAAGCTTTTTAAAGAAAAAGGTTATAGCGCTGTGACCATGCGTGATATAGCACAAGCAATGGATATTAAAGCGGCCAGTTTGTACAATCATATTAAGTCCAAACAGGAAATTTTGGTGCTGATTATTATTGAAATTGCTGAGGAGTTTACCAAGGTGATGAATGAAATCATGTTGTCGACCGACACTTGTATTCAGAAAATTGAAAAAGTAATTCAACTGCATATCGATATTACGGTTCGTGATACTGACGCTCTGGCTTCCCTGAATTCTGACTGGATGCATTTGGCCGATGATGAGCTGGCATACTTCATCAAGATGCGTGAAGAATATGAAGAAAATTTCCGCAAAATAATACTGAAAGGAATTGCTGACGGTGAGTTGAAAGACCTGAATACCGAAGTAATTATTTTTTCACTACACTCCACTTTACGAACACTTTACCTTTGGTATGGCAGAAAAAAGGGCTTCAACGCGGCTGTTTTAAAATCAAATATGACGCAGGTCTTACTGCACGGGATTGTTTAG
- a CDS encoding GSCFA domain-containing protein produces the protein MHFRTQIPIPQSNFPIDYTSRIVSLGSCFAENIGDKFSYFKFQHTVNPFGIIFNPVSIEKIIRKTISGERFSEADIFFHNDLWHSFDVHSELSSSDKEAFLERLNATAEAFRNQLMQATHVSLTLGTAWVYRNNDSGEIVANCHKVPQKQFAKEILSVAQIDVSLQNIISLITSVNPNCKFIFTVSPVRHIKDGFVENQQSKSHLITALHTVLQKVQNPQKTIYFPSYEILMDELRDYRFYADDMLHPNQVGIDYIWERFVQSMVADSCRPTMDQVDSIQKALQHKPFNPNSEQHQIFLEKLNQKISKLVVENPLIQF, from the coding sequence ATGCACTTCAGAACCCAAATACCTATTCCGCAAAGTAATTTTCCAATAGATTATACTTCAAGGATAGTGTCTTTGGGTTCTTGTTTTGCTGAAAATATCGGAGATAAATTCAGTTATTTCAAATTTCAGCATACCGTTAATCCATTCGGGATTATTTTTAATCCGGTTTCTATTGAGAAAATAATCCGGAAAACGATTTCAGGCGAACGATTTTCCGAAGCAGATATTTTTTTTCATAACGACTTATGGCACTCTTTTGATGTGCATTCCGAGTTAAGCTCTTCTGATAAAGAAGCATTCCTGGAGCGACTCAATGCAACGGCCGAAGCATTCCGCAATCAGCTAATGCAGGCTACCCATGTTTCTCTTACTTTAGGGACGGCTTGGGTGTATCGCAATAACGATAGTGGTGAAATTGTGGCTAATTGCCACAAAGTACCTCAAAAGCAATTTGCAAAAGAGATTCTCTCCGTGGCTCAAATCGATGTAAGCCTACAAAACATAATTTCGTTGATTACTTCTGTCAACCCTAATTGTAAATTCATTTTTACTGTTTCGCCGGTAAGGCATATTAAAGATGGTTTTGTGGAAAATCAGCAGAGCAAATCGCATCTGATAACGGCTTTGCACACTGTCTTGCAAAAGGTGCAAAATCCGCAAAAGACTATTTATTTTCCCAGCTATGAAATCCTGATGGATGAACTTCGCGATTATCGTTTTTATGCTGATGACATGCTGCATCCCAATCAGGTGGGCATTGATTATATCTGGGAACGTTTTGTTCAGTCGATGGTTGCTGACTCATGCCGCCCAACAATGGACCAGGTGGATTCTATTCAAAAAGCATTGCAGCACAAGCCATTTAATCCGAATTCGGAACAACATCAGATTTTTTTAGAAAAACTCAATCAAAAGATTAGTAAATTAGTGGTTGAAAATCCGCTAATCCAATTTTAA
- a CDS encoding DUF4230 domain-containing protein, producing the protein MLVPLGQIIGRAGKLIWLLIFIIVGVVLYKYFTSEKPTETTEYNTDLIEQQIKNVGKLVVTEGHYSQVMTYKDQQKYMMNLLTFEKKALIIINADVTVAYDLSKVKYDIDEKNKTITIVSIPKEEIKISPDIQFYDIDQSTMNPFTGADYNKINKKVKADLVRKVEKSKLKSNAENRLVSELAKILILTNTMGWKLEYKNQVIQTESQLGKTLNL; encoded by the coding sequence ATGCTTGTGCCTTTGGGACAGATCATTGGCCGTGCCGGAAAACTTATCTGGCTGCTTATTTTTATTATTGTAGGTGTCGTGTTGTATAAATATTTCACTTCTGAAAAACCCACAGAAACCACCGAATACAATACTGATCTGATCGAACAGCAAATTAAAAATGTCGGGAAATTGGTTGTAACCGAAGGGCATTATTCTCAGGTGATGACCTATAAAGACCAACAGAAATACATGATGAATCTGCTTACTTTTGAGAAAAAAGCGCTCATCATAATCAATGCAGATGTGACAGTTGCCTATGATTTGAGCAAGGTGAAATATGACATCGATGAAAAAAACAAAACCATTACGATAGTAAGTATTCCGAAGGAGGAAATAAAAATCAGTCCGGACATTCAGTTTTATGATATCGATCAGAGTACGATGAACCCGTTTACCGGTGCTGATTACAATAAAATCAATAAAAAAGTGAAAGCAGATCTGGTTCGGAAAGTTGAAAAGTCAAAGCTGAAAAGCAATGCTGAAAACCGATTGGTAAGCGAACTGGCTAAAATTTTGATTCTGACCAATACGATGGGCTGGAAACTAGAGTATAAAAATCAGGTTATTCAAACGGAAAGTCAGTTGGGTAAAACCCTTAACTTATAA
- the paaA gene encoding 1,2-phenylacetyl-CoA epoxidase subunit PaaA encodes MSEQEIKNLEEIFDLRIANDEKIEPKDWMPEKYRQTHIRQISQHAHSEIVGMLPEGNWITRAPSLRRKVALLAKVQDEAGHGLYLYSACETLGVSREELYEQLHSGAAKYSSIFNYPTITWADMGAIGWLVDGAAIINQVPLTATSYGPYARAMVRVCKEESFHQRQGFEIMMTLANGTPEQKEMAQDALNRWWWPSLMMLGPTDAASVHTEQSMKWKLKRKTNDELRQQFVDQTVPQAELIGLTIPDPDLKWNEETKRYDFGPLDWDEFWQVVKGHGPCNKKRISDRVNAWENGKWVRDAAMAYAEKQEAKKLEQAI; translated from the coding sequence ATGTCAGAACAGGAAATAAAAAACTTAGAGGAAATCTTCGATTTGCGCATTGCAAATGATGAGAAAATCGAGCCGAAAGACTGGATGCCGGAAAAATACCGTCAGACGCATATTCGTCAGATTTCACAGCACGCTCACTCTGAAATTGTGGGGATGTTGCCGGAAGGAAACTGGATTACACGAGCTCCTTCTTTGAGAAGAAAAGTGGCTTTGCTGGCAAAAGTTCAGGATGAAGCCGGACACGGTTTGTATTTGTACAGCGCCTGCGAAACCCTTGGTGTTTCCCGTGAAGAGTTGTATGAGCAATTGCATTCCGGTGCAGCAAAATATTCAAGTATTTTCAACTACCCAACAATAACTTGGGCTGATATGGGAGCTATCGGCTGGTTAGTGGATGGCGCAGCGATTATTAATCAGGTGCCATTGACAGCGACTTCTTACGGGCCTTATGCTCGTGCGATGGTACGTGTGTGTAAGGAAGAAAGTTTTCACCAGCGTCAGGGATTCGAAATCATGATGACGTTAGCCAACGGAACGCCGGAGCAGAAAGAAATGGCTCAGGACGCTCTAAACCGTTGGTGGTGGCCATCTTTGATGATGTTAGGTCCAACAGATGCAGCATCCGTTCACACCGAGCAGTCGATGAAATGGAAATTAAAGCGTAAAACAAACGACGAATTACGCCAGCAGTTTGTAGACCAGACTGTGCCACAAGCTGAATTAATCGGACTGACAATTCCTGATCCGGATCTGAAATGGAATGAAGAAACCAAACGTTACGACTTCGGTCCATTGGATTGGGATGAATTCTGGCAAGTGGTAAAAGGACACGGACCTTGTAACAAAAAACGAATTTCCGACAGAGTGAATGCCTGGGAAAACGGGAAATGGGTGCGTGATGCTGCCATGGCTTATGCCGAAAAACAAGAAGCAAAGAAA
- the paaE gene encoding 1,2-phenylacetyl-CoA epoxidase subunit PaaE — protein MSKFHSIKVSDIYKETKDCSVIEFEIPEELKHDFVFKQGQHLNIRTLIDGAEVRRSYSLCSSPIENKWQVAVKQMDGGLFSGFVNGTLKKGDFLEVMTPSGVFFKDVNPKVAKNYVVFAAGSGITPILSIIKTHLALEPESTFQLFYLNKTVKSIIFKEEIEALKNKYLGRFEPFFFLTKEHRNVELFNGRFSTEKLQVLTSKIIDVPSVDECFICGPEEMIFLIRDEMVAAGLPKEKIHFELFHSGGSEADKQRTNQILEKKVEGTEVTIIDGGKEFHFTMEDDFDNILDGALAAGADLPFACKGGVCSTCKCKVLEGTVEMKINYALDESEVAKNYVLSCQAVPTSKNVVVDFGV, from the coding sequence ATGAGTAAATTTCACAGTATAAAGGTTTCGGATATTTACAAAGAAACCAAAGATTGTTCAGTTATTGAGTTTGAAATTCCGGAAGAATTAAAACATGATTTTGTATTCAAACAAGGGCAACATCTTAATATAAGAACTTTGATTGACGGTGCTGAAGTGCGTCGTTCGTATTCCTTATGTTCCAGTCCGATAGAAAATAAATGGCAGGTGGCGGTTAAGCAAATGGACGGTGGATTGTTTTCAGGTTTTGTGAATGGCACTTTAAAAAAAGGAGATTTTCTTGAAGTAATGACGCCGAGCGGTGTGTTTTTCAAAGATGTTAATCCGAAAGTAGCGAAGAACTATGTTGTTTTTGCAGCCGGAAGCGGGATTACACCTATCCTTTCTATTATCAAAACACATTTGGCATTAGAGCCGGAAAGCACTTTTCAATTGTTTTATTTGAACAAAACGGTAAAATCAATTATCTTTAAGGAGGAAATTGAAGCATTGAAAAACAAGTACTTAGGTCGTTTTGAGCCGTTTTTCTTCCTAACCAAAGAACACCGCAATGTTGAGTTGTTCAATGGTCGTTTTTCGACAGAGAAATTACAAGTTCTTACTTCTAAAATCATTGATGTTCCATCGGTTGATGAATGTTTCATCTGCGGTCCTGAAGAAATGATTTTCCTGATTCGCGATGAAATGGTAGCTGCAGGTTTGCCAAAAGAAAAGATTCATTTTGAATTGTTCCATTCAGGAGGTTCTGAAGCAGACAAACAACGTACCAATCAGATTTTAGAGAAGAAAGTGGAAGGAACTGAAGTTACCATTATTGATGGTGGAAAAGAATTCCACTTCACTATGGAAGATGATTTCGACAATATACTTGACGGGGCATTGGCCGCTGGTGCCGATTTGCCGTTTGCCTGTAAAGGTGGTGTTTGCAGCACATGCAAATGTAAAGTCCTTGAAGGTACAGTGGAGATGAAAATCAACTATGCTTTGGATGAAAGCGAAGTGGCTAAAAATTATGTGTTAAGCTGTCAGGCTGTACCTACTTCCAAAAATGTAGTTGTTGATTTTGGTGTCTAA